Sequence from the Pan paniscus chromosome 4, NHGRI_mPanPan1-v2.0_pri, whole genome shotgun sequence genome:
TCCAATTCGTATAATCACCCAAATGAGACCGTTCAAATAAACACCCCAAACCGACATCATCCTTGGAGGTATTCATAAAGCATGACTCATTCCTTACCAGCTAGGGGCTACTACCAGACTTTGGTGTAGTAtagatcaacatttaaaaattcaattattaGAATTTAGTTGTAAACACGATCCAAATAACTTTCACAACATGCATACCTTATGAAAATAGGCCAGTTCTATTGTCACAGAACAAAATTAGAGAATGGAGGCCAAGAATCTTGATAATAACACCCATCCCAACAGGTATTTTCTCAAATTAATCTATTATATATGCATCTTTTACAGTTCCTCTGCTACTGTTATTTTTAGGCACAGCATATAGTGAATTTAACACACGCTGTTTTGGAGACAGAAATTCTGAAGGCAACGTAGCCCATATCAATTTAGAATCCCCTctccttggctgggtgtggtggctcatgcctgtaatcccagcactttgggaggccaagtggggaggatcgcttgaggccaggagtttgagaccagcctgggcaatatagtgagatccctgTTTCAACAATCacaacaaaaagttagctggtcatggtagcacacatctgtagtcccagctacttgggaggctgaggcaggaaaattgcctgagcctaagagtttgaggctgtagtgagctatgatcaggccactgcactccagcctgggagacccagcaagaccctgtctcaaaacaaaacaaaacaaaacaaaacaaaacagaacagaacaaaatGATCCCCTCTTCTTTTACTATCAAaagttacaaaatatattttaaatagtctAAGGTTAAAACTATgcatatatttggtgaaattctGCTTCCAGAGTAGATGGATTATCTAGCCGCAGAAAGCAACTCTAAAAATtggttaaaatgtaaaattatctgtttgaAGTAACTGAAAACAGATAATATAATAAGATCTGAATGGGCCAAGATTCCTGAGAAGGAAAATTCTCGGAGGTGAAAACTGACTCCTGACAGGAGTTTTACCCTGAGGAAATATGCTAAGTCtgagaacaaacaaaaagcttttgTCAGAGACAGAGTAACTTCAATAGCTGTTGGGGTCGACTGGAAGATTCAAGTTCATGGCCAAATTTTCCCCTCAGGACACTTGTCAAACTCAGGGAAGCCCAGGGAAAAAGACTAAAATCCTAACTGGaaaatttctgaaaaagaaagtgAAGTTTTAATAGTCTTGCTATTGAAACATTAGAGTTTAGGATCTGCCATGGGAAGGGGCTGTGGAGAATATACCAAGTTCTCAGCTGAAAATTCTGGAGAGCCAGGTGCTTATCAGGACTGCAAAGAACCTTGACAAAGCCCAGTGCCTGTTTCAGTTGAGATGATTTGTTTAGACAGAACTCTATCAAGTTAACAGTGGAAAAGGTGAACTCTTGCTGGAGGAAGATAATATCTTAACCTTGGATagctttttatgtaaatattcaaCATTCAATAAAAAATTCCTAAGTACACACACCAAAAACTGGATACATGAataaaaccaagagaaaaaaaaagacaataaaaattaccCATAGATGATTCAGATATTAAAATTAACTGAATGATGTTAAAATAAGTAAGACTAATATGTTAAAAGTAAagaacaatagagaaaataaagagataatttCACTGGAGAATTGAACTTTAAAAGTGAAAGttaattctagaactgaaaaattatattatctgaaattaaaactatttaaatgGTTTAATGTCATAGTCATAAAATGATACAGGATTAGTGGATGCAAGACAATTCAATATTAACATCCAAATATAagcacagagaataaaataataaaatatacagaaaagaacATTAGTGATGTGtggaatgtaatttttaaaaactctaacaTACTGAGAGAACAAGAATGaggcaatatttgaagagataatgataaagaattttccaaaattggtGAAAATCCTTAATCCTTCAAGatattcaagaaataaataataacaggctaaataaaaacaaagcctaCTTAGGCATATCATAGGAAAGCGTCTCAAGACCAAAGTCAAAGAGATAATTTGAGAACCAACcatgtaagaaataaaacattcctGTTAAAGGAGCATCAGTAAAATGGAGAGTTGACTTTTCAACATAAATCAGGAAATCAAAAGACAAAGGAATGACATCTTTAAAGTCCTGAAAGAAAATTACTACCAGGTTAGAATTCTATGCCAGCAAacatatccttcaaaaatgaatgcAGTTTTCAGACAAAAATGAAGGGAATTAATGACAGTCACATCTGCActaaaagaaatacttttttttttttttttgagacagagtctcactctgttgtctaggctggagtgcagtggcacaatctcggctcactgcaatctccacctcctgggtccaagctattctccccatctcagcctcctgagtagaggggattacagacatgtgccgccacacctggctaatttttgtatttttagtagagacagggtttcaccatgttagccaggctggtctcaaactcctgacctcaagggatccacccgccttggcctctgaaggtgttgggattacaggcgtgagctactgcattTGGCCAAGAAAtgcttttaatgaaataaatgcattAGGCAGAAGGAAAACAATCCAAAGGAAATCACAGAATTGCAGGAATAAATGAAGAGCAATAAGAAAGGTCAATGTACATGAATGTTGATTGAATATTGATTATACAAGGCAATAATATTAATACTAGTTTCTTAAAGgatttaaattatatgtaaaatttaaatttataacaaCAATAATGTAAAAGGCAAAGGTATAAATAGAGTTAAAAAGTGTTAAGGCTGTAAGCATTATCATGGAAGTAGTAAAATTACTAACGTGCGTTAGATTCTTGTATATTGAAGATGCATGCTGTAATTTCTTGGATAATCCTCAAAGTAATAAAACACtaattgaaggaagaaaaattaaaaatatttgaataatcaaaaagaaaaattaaactttagTGACAAATAGAAAAGTAATTAGATGGtaagtataaatggaaatatatcagatattttattaattttatttggattaaataatccaattaaacaacaaaaattgtcAGACTAGATTAAAGAAAAACTCAACTCTATGCTatcaaattgtgtgtgtgtgaacacagAAAGAGTGAAGGTTTAAAAGAATTGGATAAGGTATATAGTAATATAAACACTAGCCAAAATAAATCTAGGTAGCTGTATTTACATAAGACAAAAGAGACTTTAAGGAAAGATACATTACTAGAGATAAAGAGAAGTTTTTTATAAtcataaagaagtaaatataccAGAAATGTTAGTTTTAAGACTGAATACATCCCAATTAAAtaactacaaaatatataaagttgaTAGAATACAAATACAAAGTAGACAAACCCAATTACACTGGGAGATTGAATACAACTCTCTCAATTCCTAttagaataagaagaaaaaacacacacatacaaaaaatgtTGAAGATCCGAACCACACAAACATCATATTCAAATAAATTGACATGCATAGCACACTGGagcatacacattcttcttataTGCATGTGGGACATATAAAaattgttcatgttctttgtcatGAATGAagcctcaaatatttaaaaaagaattgaggccaggcacagtggctaacacctgtaatcccagcagttcaggaggcagagacgggcagatcacaaggtcaggatttcgagaccagcctggccaatgtggtgaaacaccgtctctactaaaaatacaaaaattagcagggtatggtggcaggcacctgtaatcccagctactcgggaggctgaggcaggaaaattgcttgaaaccggcaggtggaggtttcagtgaactgagattgcgccactgcactccagcctgggcgacagaacaaacTCCGTCTCGGGGGTGGGGGGGAAATTGAAACGACTCAGAGTATGTTCtttgaccacagtggaattaagccagaaataaaaatataataagaaatctccaaatattttaaaatcaaattgcaTAATCCATGAGtcaaaaagaaatcacaacagaaatttccaaatattttgaacGGGGAAAAATTAACACCTGGCATATCAAAACagtacttagagggaaatttaaaatcttaaatgcaCATGTtagaaaagaaaggctaaaaatcaataatctaagctttcatctcaagaagctagaaaaagaacagcaaatcaaatgcaaataaagatggaagacaattttatacacacacacataggtagaaacaaaataaatggcaAATATACAACAGAGGAAATCAGTGAAGCAAAAAGTTGGTTTCTAcaatgattaaaatttaaaactcttagactaatcaagaaaaaaagagggaaaacacCAACTGCCAGTATCAGGATAAAAAAACACAACTACCAAcctacagacatttaaaaaataaaaaagaaatattatgaacaattttatgccaataaacTTGACAATTTATGTAAAACAGAAACCAtcctttaaaaacacaattttccaaaactgaaacAGGACGAAATTAAGATCTGATTAGTCATATCTATTATATTAATTAAAGTTGTTCATTAAAAACCTTCCCACTCTAATTCACAGCAGTGAATTCTCCCAAATACTTATGTCAAAATTATCACCAATTTGTACAAACTCCTTCAGAGAGTAGAAAAATAGACAACATTTTCCAAATCATTTGGGTGCCAGCATAAATCTGAATAGGTTATAACATTCAAACCTGAATAGgatattataagaaaagaaaattactattcttttttataaatatgtatggaaaattcatttttaaaaatattagcaaataaaattgtaaaatgtataaaagaaaaataataattggaaAATGGAGTTTATTTTAGGAATACAGAGGcagtttaatatttgaaaattgatcattgtaatttaccatattaaaagataaagaacaaaacatgattatttcaatggatacagaaaaaagtcatgtgataaaattcaacacacaGTAGTGGTAAAATTATTAGCAAACTAAAATCAAAGGGAGCTTTCAGAGTGACTTTAAAAACCTACAGGAAACATCATTAatgataaattttcaaaaattttccccTGGAGATCAAGAATGAAACAAGGATACCTGTCTTTTCTTCTCCAATTTAGTATTCTATCACAGGTCCTAAACAGCGGAATAAAgcaaagaaggaataaaaggcaCTATGATtcgaagggaagaaataaaaatgtctttttaagtgGACATACTTGTATATCTTGTAAGCCATGAAGAATCTACAGGCTACTGGAATTAATAAATGAAGTTAACAATGCCACTGGATACAAGGTCAACATACAAACATGAGTTCTATTTCTATATagcaacaaaaaaagtgaaaaatttaaacattatgcacaataatttcaaaaatagcaGCTATTTATAGACAAATCTAGTTGAATATGTATAAGACTTCTACATTGAAAactaaaatatgagaaaaattaaagaagatctaaataattacAGGAATATACAATGTTCACTAATTGGAAGACTCAATGTTGGGAATATGTCAGTTCTCTCTTAgtcaatctatagattcaataaaaTCTTAAACAAAATTTCAGCAGCTTTCTTTGTGAAAATTAATGAGCCAAGCATtaagtttatttgaaaatataaaaacagtaatAACCAAAGGAATCTTGACAAAAAGGAACCAAACTAGAGATACCACACCAAAGTCACAATCCGCAGAATAAAGAGTtaataagctggacttcattaaaattaaaactttctgctctgcaaaagatactatgaagagaatgaaaagacaagacataaactaggagaaaatatttgcaaaaggcatatctgataaaggactgttattcaaaatatacaaagaacgaCTAAAACTCAGCAACaagaacccaatttaaaaataagccaaagaccttaacagacacctcaccaaagaaggtatacaggtggcaaataaacatatgaaaagatgctccatatCATATGTtaacagggaaatgcaaattaaaataacagtgaaatacgactacacacctattagaatgaccaAACTTCAGGACACCGACAGTGCCAAATGCTGGTAATGAGAGCAACAGgagctctcattcattgctggtgggaatgcaaaatggtacagacactttggaagacagttttgcAGTTtgatacaaaacaaaatatactcTTACCATGTTATCTAGCACTCATGTTCCTTAGTATTtgcccaaaggagttgaaaatttatgttcacacaaaaacttgcacaggGACGTTTATAGCAGtttcattcataattgccaaaacgtggaagcaaccaagatgtcgtttagtaggtgaatggataaacaaactgcaaTTCATTCAACccatagaatactattcagcatcaaaaagaaatgagctaacaACCCATGAAAAGACATTGAGGAAATCTAAATggatattactaagtgaaagaagccaatctgaaaagactacatactgtgtgatttcaACTACATGGTGctctagaaaaagcaaaactgtggagacagtaaaaaaatcCATTTGCATTGGGTTCTAGGGGAGGGAGGTATAAATAAGtggagcacaggggatttttagagcagtgaaactaCTTTGTATGATACTATAAAGGTGAATACACATGATTTTAAATTTGTCCAAAGCCATAGAATATACAGCACCAAGAATgggccctaatgtaaactatggactccaGGTTATAATGACGTGCCAATGTAGATTCATCAGCTGTAGCAAATGAACCACTCTGGTggaggatgttgataatgggtGAGGCTGTGCTTGTGTGGGGACAGGGGCATATATGAAATCTCTGTACTTTACTCTcatttttgctgtgaacctaaaaccaTTCTAAAAATTagtctacttttaaaaaactggagAACTTACTTCTCAGATAACAAAACTCATgataaagctataataattaacACAATGAGTTATTGTAGGATAAACAAGATTGAATAAAACATCTTCAGAGCTATGGTTACCTAATTTATAACAAAGATGACATTTCAAAAACAATGGAAAATGGATTGTCTTTTAAATAGATGGTGCAAAGGTTTAAAGCATTCagatacttatattttaaaacttttgactCCAAACTCATTCACTTGAAAAGTTAATTTCAGGTTGATTATAGCTTTAAATATGAAAAGTGGAATAATTAATCTTTCAAAATACATCATACAGGAATATTTTCATGACCTTGGAGTATGTGAACATTTAAATAGAACACAAAAAAATGCTAATCATACATGAAAATTATTGACAAATCTGACTAAAGGTAAGAAATTTTTATTCATCAAAGACACATAATAAACTTGAAATAAAAACCATAGAGtgggaaaagatatttgcaatacatatatcTGAAAAAGGACTTATACCCAGAAATATATGAGAAACTTCTGCAGATCAATAAGCAAACAGGCAAATgcctccccccaaaaaagtgaaaaggttTGCATAAGCCCTTCACAAGATTGTATCCTAATGGctgataaacatgaaaatgtgctcaaattgtttaatcatcagggaaaatgCTAACTAAAATTACAATATGATATCACCACACACTAACCAGAGTggtttaaaatggaaaagatagCATCAAAtgttgacaagaatgtggagcaactggaactctcatacttTGCTGGTATCAGTACGACTACTTGagaaaactttttcattatctgctaaaacaaaatatatgtgcacatattaaTGCATAGCAATCCAACTCCTTTGAATATATTcaacataaacacatatatgtgGTCACCAAAAGACTAGTACAAGGATGTTTATACCAGTACTACCCAAAATAGCTTAAACCTGGAAAACAATGTTCATCAActggagaatgaataaataaatcatagtATATTCATACAACAGAATAATATAAAGCAatgagaataaaacaaataagaacAAGATGCCATAGATCAATTTGATGAACATAATATTGAGGAGAAGAAGCCAGACACACGGGAGTAACAATCTATAACTCCATttgtataaagttaaaaaaacaaaaaagcaaaaaaaaacctATGACAACAGAAGTCAGGACAGTGCTTATCTTTTGGGGAGAGGGTGGTAACCAGACAATAGCGGTGGGGACTTGGGTTTGGGTAGTATTTTTAATCTAGGTTCTACTTACAGGAGTGTGTTCACTTTGCGAAAATTCATTGAGTTATACACCTATGATTTGTGCCATTTTCTGGGTGTTATTGGTGTTTACTTCAAAGTGAAAGtaatttttcttaaactttaaaTTTCTATAGATATTCCTGATCACTTATTTAATATAATCAAATAAGAAACACCAAATAAAGTGTATTTGTGTACTCAAGGGTACTTTTATGGAGATTAATatacaattttagtttttttctcaaaAGTATTTTCTCACTGAAAATTAACTCCACAACATTTATTTAGAACTTTCAGCAACTAAGAGCTGGAGATACCATCGGGAGAGCTTATGTGACAAAAGGGTATGGATACACGTCAGAGTTAGAATTTAGGATGAAATGGCAAATACTATATGCAATAGTAAATTAGGACGCCTGGTGGCGCTGCAGGCTAAGAGTGTGGATAGTGGGCTCTGCGGATAACTCAGGCGCCATTAAGCTGGGGAATCCAAACTCTAAAAGAAGGACGCATTTTAGGTAAGATCTAGTGGCTAGATCTTCAGGGTGGGCTTCGTTCTTGTGGAAATCAGTCAAGAAAGATCGGATTCGCGGTTATTTATGCAAATCATCTGGGTGGATTGTGTACGGAGTTAAAGAAACTGCGCCTTCTGGACCGGGTCTGAACAATGGAGACTGCGCTAGCAAAAACGCCGCAAAAAAGGCAAGTTATGTTTCTTGCTATATTGTTGCTTTTGTGGGAGGCTGGCTCTGAGGCAGTTAGGTATTCCATaccagaagaaacagaaagtggCTATTCTGTGGCCAACCTGGCAAAAGACCTGGGTCTTGGGGTGGGGGAACTGGCCACTCGGGGCGCGCGAATGCATTACAAAGGAAACAAAGAGCTCTTGCAGCTTGATATAAAGACCGGCAATTTGCTTCTATATGAAAAACTAGACCGGGAGGTGATATGCGGGGCGACAGAACCCTGTATATTGCATTTCCAGCTCTTACTAGAAAATCCAGTGCAGTTTTTTCAAACTGATCTGCAGCTCACAGATATAAATGACCATTCCCCAGAGTTCCCAGAGAAGGAAATGCTCCTAAAAATCCCAGAGGGCACCCAGCCAGGGACTGTGTTTCCTTTAAAAGTAGCCCAGGACTTTGACATAGGTAGCAACGCTGTTCAGAACTACACAATCAGCCCAAATTCCCACTTTCATGTTGCTACGCATAATCGCGGAGATGGCAGAAAATACCCAGAGCTGGTGCTGGACAAAGCGCTGGACCGGGAGGAGCGGCCTGAGCTCAGCTTAACACTCACTGCACTGGACGGTGGGGCTCCGCCCAGGTCCGGGACCACCACAATTCGCATTGTCGTCTTGGATAATAATGACAACGCCCCTGAATTTTTACAATCACTCTATGAGGTACAGGTGCCCGAGAACAGCCCCCTTAACTCCTTAGTTGTCGTTGTCTCCGCTCGAGATTTAGATGCAGGAGCGTATGGGAGTGTAGCCTATGCTCTATTCCAAGGCGATGAAGTTACTCAACCATTTGTAATAGACGAAAAAACAGGAGAAATTCGCCTGAAAAGGGCATTGGATTTCGAGGCAACTCCATATTATAACGTGGAAATTGTAGCCACAGATGGTGGGGGCCTTTCAGGAAAATGCACTGTGGCTATGGAAGTGGTGGATGTGAATGACAACGTCCCTGAACTCACCATGTCTACGCTCTCCAGCCCTATCCCAGAAAATGCCCCGGAAACTGTAGTTGCTGTTTTCAGTGTTTCTGATCCAGACTCCGGGGACAACGGTAGGATGATTTGCTCCATCCAGAATGATCTCCCCTTTCTTTTGAAGCCCACATTAAAAAACTTTTACACTCTAGTGACACAGAGAACACTGGACAGAGAGAGCCAAGCCGAGTACAacatcaccatcactgtcaccGACATGGGGACACCCAGGCTGAAAACCGAGCACAACATAACGGTCCTGGTCTCCGACGTCAATGACAACGCCCCCGCCTTCACCCAAACCTCCTACACCCTGTTCGTCCGAGAGAACAACAGCCCCGCCCTGCAAATCGGCCGTGTCAGCGCCACAGACAGAGACTCAGGCACCAACGCCCAGGTCACCTACTCGCTGCTGCCGCCCCAGAACCCACACCTGCGCCTCGCCTCCCTTGTCTCCATCAACGCAGACAACGGCCACCTGTTCGCCCTCAGGTCGCTGGACTACGAGGCCCTGCAGGCGTTCGAGTTCCGCGTGGGAGCCACAGACCGCGGCTCCCCGGCGCTGAGCAGCGAGGCGCTGGTGCGCGTGCTGGTGCTGGACGCCAACGACAACTCGCCCT
This genomic interval carries:
- the PCDHB5 gene encoding protocadherin beta-5, with product METALAKTPQKRQVMFLAILLLLWEAGSEAVRYSIPEETESGYSVANLAKDLGLGVGELATRGARMHYKGNKELLQLDIKTGNLLLYEKLDREVICGATEPCILHFQLLLENPVQFFQTDLQLTDINDHSPEFPEKEMLLKIPEGTQPGTVFPLKVAQDFDIGSNAVQNYTISPNSHFHVATHNRGDGRKYPELVLDKALDREERPELSLTLTALDGGAPPRSGTTTIRIVVLDNNDNAPEFLQSLYEVQVPENSPLNSLVVVVSARDLDAGAYGSVAYALFQGDEVTQPFVIDEKTGEIRLKRALDFEATPYYNVEIVATDGGGLSGKCTVAMEVVDVNDNVPELTMSTLSSPIPENAPETVVAVFSVSDPDSGDNGRMICSIQNDLPFLLKPTLKNFYTLVTQRTLDRESQAEYNITITVTDMGTPRLKTEHNITVLVSDVNDNAPAFTQTSYTLFVRENNSPALQIGRVSATDRDSGTNAQVTYSLLPPQNPHLRLASLVSINADNGHLFALRSLDYEALQAFEFRVGATDRGSPALSSEALVRVLVLDANDNSPFVLYPLQNGSAPCTELVPRAAEPGYLVTKVVAVDGDSGQNAWLSYQLLKATEPGLFSMWAHNGEVRTARLLSERDAAKHRLVVLVKDNGEPPRSATATLHVLLVDGFSQPYLPLPEAAPAQAQADSLTVYLVVALASVSSLFLFSVLLFVAVRLCRRSRAASVGRCSVPEGPFPGHLVDVSGTGTLSQSYQYEVCLTGDSGAGEFKFLKPIIPNLLPQGASEEIGKTAAFRNSFGLN